One Staphylococcus simiae genomic region harbors:
- a CDS encoding ABC transporter ATP-binding protein, protein MEPLLSFKSVSKSYDDLNILDEIDIDIESGHFYTLLGPSGCGKTTILKLIAGFEYPDSGEVIYQNKAIGKLPPNKRKVNTVFQDYALFPHLNVYDNIAFGLKLKKLPTKEIDKKVTEALKLVKLSGYEQRNINGMSGGQKQRVAIARAIVNEPEILLLDESLSALDLKLRTEMQYELRELQSRLGITFIFVTHDQEEALALSDYIFVMKDGKVQQFGTPTDIYDEPVNRFVANFIGESNIVEGHMVKDYVVNIYGQDFECVDMGIPTNKKVEVVIRPEDISLIEASKGLFKATVDSMLFRGVHYEICCIDKKGYEWVIQTTKKAEVGSEVGLYFDPEAIHIMVPGETEEEFDKRIESYEEVDHA, encoded by the coding sequence ATATAGAATCGGGCCATTTTTATACACTTTTAGGTCCTTCAGGCTGTGGAAAAACAACTATTTTAAAGTTAATTGCAGGTTTTGAATATCCTGATAGTGGAGAAGTTATTTATCAAAATAAAGCTATCGGAAAATTACCGCCTAATAAACGAAAAGTAAATACTGTATTCCAAGATTATGCACTTTTTCCACATTTAAATGTCTATGATAATATAGCGTTTGGATTAAAACTCAAAAAATTACCAACAAAAGAAATAGATAAAAAGGTTACAGAAGCATTAAAATTAGTTAAATTATCTGGTTATGAACAACGTAACATCAATGGGATGAGTGGTGGTCAAAAACAACGTGTTGCCATTGCACGCGCCATTGTAAATGAACCTGAGATTTTATTGCTAGACGAGTCATTATCAGCATTAGATTTAAAATTACGTACTGAAATGCAATATGAATTAAGAGAACTACAATCGCGACTTGGCATTACTTTCATTTTTGTAACCCATGATCAAGAAGAAGCACTTGCGCTTAGTGATTATATCTTTGTTATGAAAGATGGCAAAGTTCAACAATTTGGTACACCTACTGACATCTATGATGAGCCAGTAAATCGTTTTGTTGCTAACTTTATCGGTGAGTCTAATATCGTCGAAGGGCATATGGTCAAAGATTATGTTGTTAATATTTATGGTCAAGACTTTGAATGTGTTGATATGGGAATACCGACTAATAAAAAAGTAGAAGTAGTCATTAGACCAGAAGATATTTCATTAATTGAAGCTTCAAAAGGTTTATTTAAAGCTACGGTTGACTCTATGCTATTTAGAGGTGTGCATTATGAAATTTGCTGCATAGACAAAAAAGGTTACGAATGGGTGATTCAGACTACTAAAAAGGCTGAAGTTGGAAGTGAAGTAGGTTTATACTTTGATCCTGAAGCCATTCACATCATGGTACCTGGTGAAACAGAAGAAGAATTTGATAAACGTATTGAAAGTTATGAGGAAGTCGATCATGCGTAA